GGGTGCTTCCCCATCAACATTTTCCTTATTAATGTTCGACTCTGTGACAGCAACCCCTTCTTTCTTTAACTTCGCAACAAGGACCCACATATTTGCTAAATCATTCTCCAAGGAAGCTTCTCTTTTCCTTGCCTCTTCAAACCTTTTCTTGTACTCCTCTTCCACAAATTCCTTTTCAGCCAATGCAGCCTCAAGAGCTGCCTCTCGTTGTTTCCTAGCCTGCAGTTCCATCTTTAGATCATTAGCTTCAAGAGTCCATGACTCGAACTCATCTATGGCAGGTACCAAGTTTTCATTAGCACGGCTAGAAATTCTCCCCTTCCTCCCAGATCTTGCATCATTGAACTTGCGGCTAACCCCACTAACTGTTTGTATGACAGTGCTTCGAGCATTAGCCTGGTCTCTGGCAGCCATCAATTCCTTTTCCAACTTTGCATTCTGCAATGAAATTTTTGTCACTTCTGCAGCTAAATTCTTCAGTTCCACAGCAGCAGCAGAGGCCAGCTCTTTCGCATAAGAagcttcttcagagagtttctGGTTCTGCACATGCAACCCACTATTCTCTTCTGACAAGTGAACTTGTTCtagtttcaatttttcattttcaatctcCTGACGAGGAAAGGAAAATGTCATTTAGGCTTGATAAAAACAGTACATTGGACAACAATAATAAGTTTATTGGTGATGGTTGTATCTGCATTTCTGCAAACAAATTCAAGCACAGTCCCTTTAAGATTATTTAAAATAGAAATCCTAACAAGTGATTTCATAAAAGATAACCAAAAGACTGAAGGCAGGTGAAATATACTGACAAGCAGGGAAACGTTAACCGATGTAAGAAATAAACTCAAACCAAGCAAGAGATAAATTCAACAAGCACATAATCCTTTCAGCCGTGTCACTTCAAAAGCAATGAATACACAGTTTACCTGGAACTGTATTTTCCTTTTCAACTCATCAATGTGTTCTCCAGACGGACATTGATCAGTAAGCACCAAGTTACCACTAGTAGCTGTTGCCAGTTGCTGCTCTAGCAACTTCACCTTTTCTTGCAATTCAATATTTTCagaacactacaaaaaaaaagttacagaGGGTGTCAACAGAGACAATTTCACAATAACAAGTTTTGCAGGTTCTTCAACTTTTAGGACAAGAATGTAATTATAAAGTAGATAAAACAATCACATACCTTACTGTTCAATTGTTCTTCAAGGACACGGTTGTCTGCAGATTTAATCTATAGATACatgtatttaaaaatatatgttACTACAAGTGAATAATCAATTTCACCAGCACAATTCACAAATTCGTATTCCATATTGAGAAAATAATTGCAAAAAGCAATGGAAACATCCTAGTATAGCTAAAATAATACTGACCTCCAGCTCAAACTCCTTCTCATTACACTGGGTCATTAATCTTGTGACTGTCTGTCATGACAAACACACAAAGATAGGCAAAAATCTAAATGAGCTTTATTTAAGAATTCACATAAATAAGAAACCTTAAATCTATAAGAATGTAAAGATCTACAAAGTAAAAAAAGACACCTGCTGCAGTTCAACCAGTGATGAGTTAGTTACTGAAGATTCACCACTCTCACTTATTCTTTGTTCTAAAGCCCTCATTTGCTTCCTTTTTTCTAGGATCTCTTGTTCCAAGCTCTCAATCTGAAAAACACGTATATTACCCTTATAAAGGACTTCTAACAAGAATTCAAAAATCAGTAATATATGGCATTTCAATTCAATTACttttatggaaaaaaataagTATCTTAGCCCTTCTTCACATCTACCCATATGTTTGAACATAATAAGTGCACCACAATTTGAAAACACAGCAGGTTACCTGAGTTTTGGAGCCTTCAGGATCATTTACAGACTGCTCCGTCAAGCGCTTCAGAGTGCTGGTACTGAAAGCAATATCTCCAGCAAGCATTTTGACTTGCTCAACGAGAAGATCCATCTGATCAGACATTGTTATCCCTCCCTACAAttcaaaaatcaattaaaaaagagAAACCATTTTAAGCATGAAAATACAATGGAATATACAACTATGATATGATTACTCAGCATGAGCCAATGCTTCTTTAAAACACCGCAGCCACTTCAGTGTAATGAATGAAACTGTAATTCAGGACTGAAAAATGAACATGATATGAGCAACTTTTTTGTGGGGAGGGGTTGTTTGTCTGCATTATCATTGTTGTCTACGGAAATTGTATATTTGTATCAGTATCCAGTATTTACATTTCATATCAAGAAATCATGCATAAGTCACAAGGGAACTCATTATCACACATAGGTTTCACTATAAAGGCAAAGTGACTCATAATATAATGACTTGGACAATCCTCCCACAGTGGGTCCTCAATTCCAATCAATTTTCCACGCATTAATTTTGCCAGAATATTCTTGAGACATTTAATATGCAACTTATGAAATGAGATTAACAAATAGATATTCTTGATAGGGGAAGGGAACATGAATCTACCGCTGGTGCCCTTCTTCCGCTGATCAGTTCACCAGCTTGCGTTGATTCAGTTATAAAACTGCTAGATGGGGAGAGCTCTTCATTCCATCTACTTGATGATCTTCTATGTCGAACATCATGAGACAGATCAGATGACAGTGTGGCATCATCTACTTTCCTCTCATTTTCAATCAGAAGTGATCCATCACGTAAGACATCGTGTTTCTGggtaaaaaaaaggaaaaattgatCTACACACTGTTTAACATGCTCTATAAAATTGAAAGGATAGTCACATAATGCAAGGTTCATTTTGGTGGGAAAATACTTTCTGTTAAATGACAATGTTGGAATACAAATAATCAAACAGTCAAAAACCAACTTAATCTAAAAGCACAAGCTATTAGTGCaggcattaaaaaaaattatatcacaATCCCCCTCACAAGaatgccctttgggcttgaaacATGAAGAGTAATGCTTAAACTTGCCAAGGGTGGGATACTTGCCaacttcataaaaaaaaaaggctctGATATATTGCAAAGAACCAACTCAACCTAAAAATCATAAGGCAATTTGAGGGATTGGGGAGACTAGAGGACCATGAAAGATTCATATATCTAACTTCAACATAAATTCCGAAAAATACAATTTTATGGGTATTGATTCAGTAACAGAAGAAATTATATCCAGAACTTGAAAAGAGCCTAGCAGTGAACAGCAGAAAACTTGAAAACTTTGGAAATTTAGAATAAGAAAGAAACTCAATATGCAAATATTACGGCAAATCATAAAAGCAGTTCAAAGGATTTTCACTATCAGGATGAATACTTAACAAGGATGGTAGAGCACACTATAATAGAAGGAGGAACTCACATCTTCCTCATCAGCAGAGTAAGTTCGCTTGTGGCCAGGTATATCGGTTAAATATCCAGGAATAGCATTCTTCGAAGAAACCAGAATGAGCTTGGTTAACCTCTGGATCCTACTCATAAGGGCAACCTttgcttcttcctcttcttccaacCTTGACTGCATTTTCACTTGACCTTCTTCTAACTACTCATTCATATATTTGAATAGAATGAGAAGCAGATCTTGTTACGCAATCACAAAAAGCCTGGGAAAAAGTGAATGTGAAAACACTAGATGAAAACCTTTTGCTTTAAGCTTATGATCTCCTCATGGCTGACACCAAGTTGCATCCCCTTCTTCATCTCATCAAGTTCATATTTGAGGACTGAAATTTCTCTCTGGTACTTCTTAATTAGAGATTTTTCGTCAATAATCTGTTTTAACAAGTTTTTCAAGAATGAATCAGGAAACTCTTCAAGTGCACGCTAATAGACACCTCGCTATGTAGAAAATTATTAGTTTTAGAGCGGACCTTATTACGCGAGGCATATATTTCTACTCGCTTTGCCCTGCTTGCAAACTTCAAGGTATTGTGAGTTTCTTCCATATTACTGGATGCTGGAGTCACAGTGCATATAAGCTGAAATTACCATATTAAAGCCCACGTTAATATGGTGCAACGGTGCTCATGCAAACATTCTAAAATAATTATGTTCCAATACAGAAATCCAGAAACGGGAAGAAagtaaaacaaaagaaattgaCAAAGCTATAGACTAATTGAACTCAGCAAACGtataaaataaaaggaaaagcaGTTCCATTTAAGCAATTTGATAATTCCAAACTCACTGAAACATGGCCATGCCCACTAAGTGAAGACTGCAGGAGGCGAGTAAGCTTTGAGTCTCGATATGGAACATGAGATGCTTTCCCCTCACTCAATTTTCcaataaccttcaaaattaagcATCAAAATCAAGATTGCAGGTTGTGAGTTGTCTGggttttttatataaataccATCTTTTATAAAGATAGCAAATTATCCAACTGGTTATCTCATGTTCCAACAAAACTTCTTCACCATAGGCCAAAATATAGAGGTAAGACACCTACAGTTCCAAGTGTCAGAAGACTTTTGTTAATGTATGaaccttcttttcttcttaatcCAGTTGTATCAGTTTTTGAACTTTCAGATCCAGCCAGATCGATCAAGTTCTGATAGAAGAAACCAGTAAAACATGAGTCAGTGTGTTTGGggaagggggaggaggaggtaGTAATGTCTGAAATGTTATAATGTTCACGTACAAGCTGAGAGAAGATCACTCCATCATAATCTTCACCATGGGCACTGCTTTCAATCATCTGCAAATGTATTAGATTACAACAGAGGTAACATGTAAAAGAAGTGTTGACCTAACAAGTGAAAAGCCAAAATTACATTAACTGAGCAATAATTAAACATTTAACCAGCATGTAGAAAACGCAAGTACAGCCATCTCCTTAAGTACATTATGAATGAAAACTAGCCATTTAAAAATCTAAGGCCACAGGCTGTGATAAGATATATTTCCTTTTACAATTGGTTCAACTAAAGAAAGGGTGCTTTGACACCAAATTTCAATACTACTATTACAAGAATGCTTACAAGTGTAAAAATTGTATGACTTCGGCTGCTGAAGAGGTTAAAATTGTTTGATCCAACATGGCGATGCTCTGCCATTAAAAACATACTTATTTATAACGTTTCTGAATTAACAATTAACTGTGGGTTATTACTAAaaacaataggaagaaaatataTCTATCATTGTCAACATAAACCTTCTCCAGCAGCAATAAATGAAAGTGCGTGTCCAGGAGACAAAACTACTTCTTCCTTTATACCCTCCACATAAGTACCCTGAAATATCAACCAACATAAATCATTGGTTATACTTACATCTCACTAGTCTTGAGAGAACCAGAAAATTTCCTGAAGAGTATAGAATAGGTAATACATGTCTAGATAGTCTTCCAATTACAAATGTTGTCAATTgtcattgattttttttgctCAATGTAAATTTGAACACCTAATATTTGCATAGAAATGGACATTTAATttacaaacaaagaagaaattttaggatataaaaagaaataaattttcaaacaacgATCTCTAATACAATAATCACTGCAAGAGAAAAAGGGgggagagataaaaaaaataattataaagaaTGAGAGAATGAGAATCAAGCATCAGCACTAACCAGTAACCAGAACCCAATTACCATCATTACCCAATTTCCACCATTTCATCGATGTTCATACACTAAAACAGGTTTAGGTTTTCGTTCATAGTTAAATGTTATCCCATATTTCAAATAAATTTAGAAATGTCAGTGTTTGtatattgaaatgaaaatgagaaCAGAATGAGAAAGAAGCTCATGGAATTTGGAAAGACATGAAAAGCTTGAATCCACAATTCAAACTTAtaaacaaaattttaatttcaactAACATAAGTATAAGTCAGAAACCTGTGCATCTTCTCTAACTCGCAAATTTTGGCCAGTTGGGTCAAGCAAGTCATTTATCACCTGATACCAAGCATAAACCATGAAAACATCtctattaaaaagaaaaattgaaaacatgTAATGTGACGATCAGTGTCACAAAGTTGCAGATGCTGGCAAAATATAGTTGAGGTAAGGCTGAAAGAGTTGCCGTTAGGAATGAACCAAACTATTAAAGCTTGTTCAAAACACAGATGGTGGAATAGAGAATGTTCTGTATTACCTCATTGTATATTTCTAGATATGACACTCGAAGCAAGAACTCTCTTCCTGGAGTCTGTAGTAAATGCAATTAGATATTAGTGATATCAAGCAAGTGACAGTAAGATATAATCAAGAACAAACGGGATACATCCATAATACAGAAGAAAGCAAGGGAGAGTGTTGATAACAGATACAAAGACATTCTCAGTACATTCTTTGTACTTCAAAGCATAATTTGTAAGGAAAAACAATAGGCAGTGCTACACTTGTTTCAAATATAACCTACATGACTACATAAAATATAAGAATAACTTGAGGTTATACTACGTTTGCATGAAAACTCACATCTTGGATAATGCTGAAAACATCCTTAATAGCCAGTGGTATGATACCAGGAGAATCTTGGTCACCCTGCACAAATCATTATTGAAGAGCAAATCAGAAAATGACAACTGAACATATCACATGAATTGAAAAACGAGTACCATGAGTAGTTTTTAGGCGAAAACTGATTGAAAACTGTactatatacatacatatatacacacacagaGACATCATGCATGCATACATAAATATGAAGTAAACAGTGGTAAAAACTACAATTTAATCAGATGTTTGAGCGTCAAATCATGTTACCCAGCATTTGACATATGAAGTCGCCAACTGAATTAAACTACATTGACAGCAACCCACATAGTATAAAAAATGGCTGCTAGTTTGATGTAATAATTATGAATCTAGTTCCAAATCAAACGATTCAAGTCAACCTGTTCAAAACTTCAAATACAACATTGTTTTCCATATCTGTCTGGTATTAGAATACAAAACTTCATAGCATTCTTTTAATGTATTGTAATTTCATCTAAACaacaaaacatttttcccagtagATGGGGTCAGCTACATGAATCAGTCGATACCATAATGCTCTGTCATATGTTAAGTTTACAAATAGATAACTTACCACTAAATCCATATTAATGATTTGGTCAATAGGTTTACAGGTAGATTATTTACCACTAAATCCATATTAGTATTTAAACATAACTAAAATTATACTTTACCCTAACTTTCTATCCACATAGTATTAGTTAAAAATTCTTTAATTCTACTAGGCTACCAGCATTATTTATGTCTATCAAGTCCCTTGCAAATTTTCAGCTGTTTGATCTGGTTAGAAATGTAATATAAAATCACCCATACATCTTCACCTAACTATTTAAGCTTAGGGATACCTAGcttttgacatggtatcagagcttctaTGGCCAAGTGGTCTAGAGTTTGGTCCTTATTGTTCCTGTTATTCTAATGAAAAGTTAAATTTCAGCACAACAAGGTATACAAGTTTGTGCTTTGTCCATACTTCAAGATTCAGCACTAACTGTGACGGGAGAAATTGAGTTAGGAGGGATTTTAGCCCCCTCCCATTCCCCTCGTAAAACCATTGATTTCATTCCCCTCTAACCAAACACTATGGTAAATTACATACACCGCATAATAACTACTCCCTCTATTTTAAACTATATGCAGTTTCAGGGGATGCATTCATTAGGAGTAAGAAAAGAAAACTGCTAAATAGCAGTGTCAATTACAAGAAAATATATACATTTGAGTATTTGACTAACTTATCCTACAAAAAATACTTGCAGAATTAATACTCCATTAATGATTTCTATCATTCTATTTAATGCAGATATCAAGAGACccctaaaattgaaaaaaaaaaaaaaaacttaattgatACTTTCATGGTTTCCTAAAGCAAAATAAGAAACAAATTTCTATAGAGCAGATATTATGAAAACTAGGGCTAAGAACTCCAAAGATAGTCTCCCATGACCAAAATCTGTGTAAACAATTACAAACTTCTAAGTTGCAATATCGTGAAGAGGTAAAACAGATCAATTTGACTTTCAACTAAAAACTtccaaaaaaagataaaaatcaatacataatttaattttgaaagtGAAACTTACGTGCATCGTATGTGTCTTTCCACTACTCGTCACACCGTAGGCAAACACAGTTCCTGCAATGTTTATCAAGTTAGCTTCCAAACTCAGCTAACTCCATCAGCAACTTAACTAACCATTAACCAGTACATATTAACATTGCTATCCAAACTAGTTGAAACTAAAGCAGCATTCAACCAAGCAATGGAACGACTCGGTTGTTGGTACCAAATCCGAAACTACTAAAAACATTCCATTCTCATTGCGATGTAGTCTTGAGTCTAGGTAATCACAATTCATACCATTAACCCCTTCCATGGCAGCCTTCACGACAGGTTTAGCTGCTACCTCATACACCTCATCAGTAATTGTATGTGGACCAAACACTCTATCTGccacaaatcaaatcaaaattcTCACATCAATATCCATAATTTCTACACCAATAGCAAGGTTACCGCTAACTTAAACGCActagttgaaagttgaaacctaATTTCTCTCCTATGAGGCTATGACTCTCCCcaaattcacaaaaaaaaaatgtacatgGAAATGGAAATGGAAAATACCAAATCCATAAGCAGTAGCTGgattatattcatttctcacaAACTTATCACCATCTGCATACCACGCGATCTCGTCTCCTCTCTGATACTCTCTTTCACTGCAACCAAACAACATAACCACGCACTATCAATCACATTTGATCTCAGATAACAGCAAtgcacaaaaacaaaaaacaaaaaagcacTGAGCAATTAATTGAGTTCCTCTCAATTCCACATGGAATGGATCGGATATAGTAATAGCATAACCGTAGATCTGAGCATTACCTCAACGGTCTGAACCGAATCGTGACCGAAATGCTATCACTAGACCTAGAAGAATCTACAGGCTCCGCGATCACATCCTCCATCCCGAACTCCAACGTAgatgaaccaccaccaccaccaccaccacagtcGTACGCAGCGTAAAAGGTTGATGACTCGCTGCGACTCGGAGCTATGGATCGTCCACCACAATCAGCAGAGTTGAAAAACGACGAGGCGGAAGAAGAGCAGGAGCGTGGCATTAACTTTCCGTTGGTGAAGGAAGAGTAAGATGAAGAAGCAGGGGAGTAAGAAGGAGTGGAGGGTTTCCGGTGCGAAAACGGCGAGCTGCTTCTTGCTCGGGAAGACGATGATGCCATAGAGTGGACTCGCCGAGTCGGTGAGTCAGGTGAGAGTGTGGAGTAACGAGTTGATGAGGGAACGAGAGAACTCGCACATGGTGATGGAAACGAAATCGAAGagcatttaattttctttttctgtttacTTTAAGATcatgagagagagtgtgtgtgtTTCGTCTTCTTGAAGACAAGAAGAGTTGCAGGAAGAGAGAGAGGGGAGTGGGTGATGGCGATGGTGAAGGTGAAAAGTGGTGAGAGAAGGTAGGAGAAGGTGgagtttaattaattttatttttttattaatttgggGGATTTTAAAAACATGAAATACTTTTTCGAAGTGCCAACGTGGCAGGTGAGGTGGTTTTTCAAATTGGCGGAAGCGCCCGCGCAAAGAATGGACGCCTCACATTGAGCGGGAGTAACAGTGGTTGCCCATGAAAACAAATTGAGAATGACTTCatgattcttttatttttgtctaGAAAATGTTTACATAAAGAATGAAAATCTGATTTCAAGTGTTTTAAAAAATCTCATATTAAGGTTTAGACTTTAGATTCAATATTAAGATTAATCCACTCTGGTTAATTTGTTCTCACGAGAAAACACACAATTATTGATCAGCAGTTACTAAGTCGTTAGTTATCACAATATCTTAGAGTTATTGATGAGAGTTATCCATGCTTAAAAAAAATGAGTTATTGACAGTTGGAGGTGTCATAACTTGCGCATTCATGAGATCTTATAAGAAATCTATTGGAAAATatgagaaaataaattaaatatttttgttctaaattaatcttaaaaaaaaaattaagagagcTTACAAGTACTTCATGATAAGCGTTTATCTTGAATTAAAATCTTTGAAGTTTTAATCAAAGATGAATGTAATAAAAAATGTGAGATAAACGAAAAACAGAGTTGCGTGTCTCCACtataattagtattttttaaatggtgcttgctgtggtaccttaagccagattaaggcgtggtacccagaatgatataaattaatagaaaaataatgcaATTTGAACttaaaagaaaatgatggaTGAAGATTTGCAAGGTTTAACATAGGTGAggcatggagaaagaagatctGACAAGAAAGGATCTTAGATGATCTCTCAAAATCGAAAGTTAAATTTAAAACCTTAGTTTTTCAAATCGTGCATTGAACAATATAAACAAACTTAAATACAATATGTAATTAGTTAATTGAGTCATCGAActtaaattcttaaaaaaattgcaacaataaatcatccatttttttaagaaaataacaaaattataacttaaagtACTATACGAGGTACCATACCCGAAAAAATATATGGATACCACAGAATTCACCTTTTTAAATTACATTTTAAATCAGACACGATCTAATGAAAAGTTCATCTTTTTGAATGTTTAGATATTTTTTCAATTGTTTAATGCCATTACTGTTTGTGGCATGCATGCCACACACCGACGAAAGAATTAGTTATAGatggataaaaattaaattcaaccCCCATAGGTGCCCCGCTCGTGATATAAAAAGCTTGGTCTTGCATGTGACTTGCTGATTTTTAATTAAGTCTCCATGTCAATCTCAAACGTAGATTTATCCCCTTATCTTCTCGGCTTCTACCCTCACATTACTAGATGAAGTATTTTGAAGTAACTATATCTAAAATAATTATCTGGATTGAGATGATATGTTTCCTCTTAATGAATGAAGCGTTCAATCCAAGAATCTTAATTTATGATGTAGTAAGATGCAAGGCATCGGCTATTGGAAGATTTCTTCTTCGGTTAGTGGCGGAATCAGatcatataatatatattatgaattaataATGGCGTTTTGCCTATATTTGAAGTTTCAGTGATCACAATTACAGGTGTCGTTTGTGAATGATGTTTCCATAACCTTCCCTTATAAACACCTCCTCTTTCCTTAATTTGTAATGTTAAATTCAGCTAATTAcctaattaaatttatatttcattGTTAACTACCATCTTCCAGACTTTCACTAACACTGTTTGACATTTTATGGCAAAACTGTTCTTTGATGCAAACATGCAGTTGCAACATCTCGCTCATATCTGTCTTATGGTTTCAAGAGTCGCCCTACATTCCTATCCTACGTAGCTATATAAGGGAACAGTATATATTCACTCTCATATTGAAGATATTAGCATTTAACTTTTTCTCCACTTTCTATTTTCTATATATGTTGCTATAACGAATTCGTTATAGGGAGTAGGGAATGATCATGAATCGGAGGaattgaagcaaaaaaaaaaaaataatagatgATGAAAGATATATTGATTGTGTGTACTGTAAAAGAATGATTGATTGTTGCTTCCAAATTAAAAGATCATCAATCATCACATAGCTAGATAGcgattcataaacttaaaatggGAAGATGTTATAAGAGAATGATAATCGTTACAATTGTGTGGTCATCTAACTAAAAGGAAAACAAGTGAATAAAAGGTTCACCCTAAATAAAATAGATGGATTTGTTTCAACTAACCAACAACCCTAGCTACATGCATTGGTAACAAAAATGATGGATCAAAATTTTATATGGTATTTTATATCTATTTTATTAATGAATTTGTTTcacgtaaattaaattaaaccgCCGTATAAGTCTATGATTGACATATTCATGAATTTTTTAATAGACATTACACAATTTAAATGATGGAATAAAAAGAATCAACAAAGTAAAAACCACATAGGATTGAAGAAGGGAAAGATTTGGTTTTTGGTTTTGTAGATCTAAACGCAAAATGAAGAAGAATACAACTCTCAATAATGCATGGTTCTAAATTTCTAATTTTGTGATCAAATGATTCTTTCCTTTTCATCTTTCCTATAAATCCAGCGCATGAAAGAGCGCAGGTAAAATATACACAGCAAATTAGGAATTGATATTCACTTTTCATCCTTTATTACTTCCTAGTTCCTACAATGTGTGGATATTTTCAGCTTTATGACACATGCAAGAAGCatcctttttattttctagTGGTCCTCTTCTTTTGGTGATGCTTGTGGTGTGTGACTGAAGCTAGATATATACTGCCTATCACGTCTTCTTTGAATCATACTAATTACTAACTCAAAAGCTCACGTGCAACTAGGGACACCTTGCAAAGTTGAGGTAGTTATGTTCTGTGGGTTCTCCCAATTCTACTTTTCAGCTTCCATGGTTGGGTCATGGGTGAGTTTCATTTCATCCGGCCCCCAAACTTTTTTTCTCCATGAACACAACCATGTTTAAGCTGAAAATATTTACATCATCTTGAAAACTAATATTTTCGTGGATCTCCAAACTGATTTGACATATTAGaattgtaatataaaattatatacattttaaaataaatttctaGTTCATTCGGATAATTTAAATGACTTTAGaaaaagtttgagttaaatcactttagttttaagtaaataatatatttaagataggaaataaattataaaaattctaatttatt
This portion of the Lotus japonicus ecotype B-129 chromosome 3, LjGifu_v1.2 genome encodes:
- the LOC130747523 gene encoding kinesin-like protein KIN-7D, mitochondrial, with amino-acid sequence MASSSSRARSSSPFSHRKPSTPSYSPASSSYSSFTNGKLMPRSCSSSASSFFNSADCGGRSIAPSRSESSTFYAAYDCGGGGGGGSSTLEFGMEDVIAEPVDSSRSSDSISVTIRFRPLSEREYQRGDEIAWYADGDKFVRNEYNPATAYGFDRVFGPHTITDEVYEVAAKPVVKAAMEGVNGTVFAYGVTSSGKTHTMHGDQDSPGIIPLAIKDVFSIIQDTPGREFLLRVSYLEIYNEVINDLLDPTGQNLRVREDAQGTYVEGIKEEVVLSPGHALSFIAAGEEHRHVGSNNFNLFSSRSHTIFTLMIESSAHGEDYDGVIFSQLNLIDLAGSESSKTDTTGLRRKEGSYINKSLLTLGTVIGKLSEGKASHVPYRDSKLTRLLQSSLSGHGHVSLICTVTPASSNMEETHNTLKFASRAKRVEIYASRNKIIDEKSLIKKYQREISVLKYELDEMKKGMQLGVSHEEIISLKQKLEEGQVKMQSRLEEEEEAKVALMSRIQRLTKLILVSSKNAIPGYLTDIPGHKRTYSADEEDKHDVLRDGSLLIENERKVDDATLSSDLSHDVRHRRSSSRWNEELSPSSSFITESTQAGELISGRRAPAGGITMSDQMDLLVEQVKMLAGDIAFSTSTLKRLTEQSVNDPEGSKTQIESLEQEILEKRKQMRALEQRISESGESSVTNSSLVELQQTVTRLMTQCNEKEFELEIKSADNRVLEEQLNSKCSENIELQEKVKLLEQQLATATSGNLVLTDQCPSGEHIDELKRKIQFQEIENEKLKLEQVHLSEENSGLHVQNQKLSEEASYAKELASAAAVELKNLAAEVTKISLQNAKLEKELMAARDQANARSTVIQTVSGVSRKFNDARSGRKGRISSRANENLVPAIDEFESWTLEANDLKMELQARKQREAALEAALAEKEFVEEEYKKRFEEARKREASLENDLANMWVLVAKLKKEGVAVTESNINKENVDGEAPTDDTKTNDIENDTIPKEQILDGSEPGNELPKEEPLVVRLKARMQEMKEKELKHLGNGDANSHVCKVCFESSTAAILLPCRHFCLCKSCSLACSECPICRTSIADRLFAFTS